The nucleotide window CACCTCGCAGCGCCTCTCACCTGCCGCACTGCTTCAGGCTCTGCAGGAGCGGGTGCTTGTCGCGGACGGCGCGATGGGCACGATGCTGCAGAGCTTCGATCTGACCCTCGACGACTTCGAGGGGCACGAGGGCTGCAACGAGATTCTCAATCTCACCCGGCCGGACGTGGTCCGCG belongs to Mycobacteriales bacterium and includes:
- a CDS encoding homocysteine S-methyltransferase family protein, with product MAGTSQRLSPAALLQALQERVLVADGAMGTMLQSFDLTLDDFEGHEGCNEILNLTRPDVVR